A window from Polyangiaceae bacterium encodes these proteins:
- a CDS encoding STAS domain-containing protein, whose translation MEELRRQVDELKVAARRYHAIVDNTTISLVVYDSRGHVLQVNEGFEKLWQIPFAALAGYVVLDDPQLEARGLLRRFRHAFATGEPVHLPVIRYDPHESTVTAGKERWVGASLFPVRNAAGELIEAVLLHYELDEFKHSEDELRAQNEVLEAAVAERTRELSEHFNRYKEQQQVILELSTPVIRLWKGILALPLVGMIDSVRAAQVMENLLAAIVHQQASQVIVDVTGVPLIDTSVASHLLRTVSAAALLGAHCILVGISPDMAQTLMHLDVDFGRLSTAASLEQGLRQALTRTNQRIVAMPRK comes from the coding sequence GTGGAGGAGCTTCGGCGGCAAGTCGATGAGCTGAAGGTCGCGGCGCGCAGGTACCACGCGATCGTCGACAACACGACGATAAGCCTGGTGGTGTACGATTCGCGCGGTCACGTCCTCCAGGTCAACGAGGGTTTCGAGAAGCTGTGGCAGATCCCGTTCGCGGCCCTTGCCGGCTACGTCGTCCTCGATGACCCCCAGCTCGAGGCTCGTGGGCTTCTCCGTCGTTTTCGGCACGCGTTCGCGACCGGCGAGCCGGTCCATCTGCCCGTGATTCGCTACGATCCCCACGAAAGCACGGTGACCGCGGGCAAGGAACGGTGGGTAGGCGCGTCGTTATTTCCCGTGCGAAACGCGGCTGGCGAGCTCATCGAAGCCGTGCTCCTGCATTACGAGCTCGACGAGTTCAAGCACAGCGAAGACGAGCTGCGCGCGCAGAATGAAGTGCTCGAGGCGGCGGTGGCGGAGAGGACGCGCGAGCTGTCGGAGCACTTCAACCGGTACAAGGAGCAGCAGCAGGTGATCCTCGAGCTCTCGACGCCGGTGATCCGGCTGTGGAAGGGGATCCTGGCGTTGCCGCTGGTCGGAATGATCGACTCGGTTCGCGCCGCACAGGTCATGGAGAATCTGCTCGCGGCGATCGTGCATCAGCAGGCTTCCCAGGTGATCGTGGACGTGACGGGTGTGCCCTTGATCGATACGTCCGTCGCTTCGCATCTATTGAGGACCGTCTCGGCCGCGGCGCTGCTCGGTGCGCATTGCATTCTGGTGGGCATCTCGCCGGACATGGCGCAGACCTTGATGCATCTGGACGTCGATTTTGGGCGCCTGAGCACGGCGGCGAGCTTGGAGCAGGGGCTCCGGCAGGCGCTGACGCGAACGAATCAACGGATTGTCGCGATGCCACGAAAGTGA
- a CDS encoding AbrB/MazE/SpoVT family DNA-binding domain-containing protein: protein MSLVTPKLQVTLPKELADKYEILPGDEVEWAEADGGIRVIPAKTLPRMLSTQERLKLFDEATSRQRAREAEASQTAGGGTADRGWTREEIYDRGLAR from the coding sequence ATGAGCCTCGTGACGCCCAAGCTTCAGGTGACGCTGCCGAAGGAGCTTGCTGACAAGTATGAGATTCTGCCTGGTGATGAAGTAGAATGGGCCGAGGCTGATGGCGGAATCCGCGTCATCCCTGCAAAAACGCTTCCTCGGATGCTGAGCACGCAAGAGCGGTTGAAGCTATTCGATGAGGCGACATCACGGCAGCGTGCAAGGGAAGCCGAAGCTTCGCAGACTGCCGGAGGCGGGACGGCGGATAGAGGCTGGACGCGCGAGGAGATCTACGATCGTGGTCTCGCTCGTTGA
- a CDS encoding AAC(3) family N-acetyltransferase, with product MQSPLDLVRDLRQLGVRAGDTLMIHASLRAIGPIEGGARGVVDALTKPFSRVERPRWSSARDDSAWVNDLPEHERAAHLQNAEPFDKSTTPADPDVGYLAEAFRQQPGTLVTDHPEGRFGARGARAIELLCDSPWHDYFGPGSPLERLCKMGGRVLRLGADFDTTTVLHWAEYLVDLPQKRRVRRYRRIAAAPEPVIRYVDCLDDSEGIVDWPFEDYFALILKGYLATGRASCGLVGNARSELVEAEDLVQFGVAWMNARFTCIKDPAKPSSSDQAT from the coding sequence ATGCAAAGCCCCCTGGACCTCGTGCGGGACCTCCGACAGCTCGGCGTTCGCGCTGGTGACACGCTGATGATCCATGCTTCCCTCCGCGCAATCGGGCCCATCGAAGGCGGCGCTCGAGGTGTGGTCGACGCGCTGACCAAGCCGTTTTCGAGGGTGGAACGACCACGATGGTCCTCGGCGCGAGACGATTCGGCCTGGGTGAACGATCTCCCTGAACATGAGCGGGCTGCACATCTGCAAAACGCCGAGCCTTTCGACAAATCGACGACGCCCGCGGATCCGGACGTCGGGTATCTCGCCGAAGCTTTTCGTCAGCAGCCAGGCACGCTCGTGACCGACCACCCGGAGGGACGATTTGGAGCGCGAGGTGCGCGGGCAATCGAGCTGCTTTGCGATTCACCGTGGCACGATTACTTCGGGCCGGGCTCGCCGCTCGAGCGATTGTGCAAAATGGGCGGGCGAGTGCTCCGCCTTGGCGCCGATTTCGATACCACGACCGTGCTGCACTGGGCCGAGTATTTGGTGGATTTGCCGCAAAAACGACGCGTACGTCGATACCGACGCATTGCGGCCGCCCCAGAGCCGGTGATCCGCTACGTCGATTGCCTCGACGACAGCGAAGGCATCGTGGATTGGCCTTTCGAGGATTACTTTGCGCTCATTTTGAAGGGTTATTTGGCGACGGGTCGCGCGTCTTGCGGGCTCGTTGGTAACGCGCGCAGCGAGCTTGTCGAAGCCGAGGACCTCGTGCAATTCGGTGTCGCGTGGATGAATGCGCGATTCACTTGCATCAAGGATCCGGCCAAACCATCAAGTTCGGATCAGGCCACTTGA
- a CDS encoding S8 family serine peptidase, which produces MLAISAPDDPITAGFREGEQASGLIYGGTSGASPHVAGAAALLLQAHPDWTGADVHEAIRNGALVDEHVGNAPNDDFGYGKLRIHRSLFGQDPPAGSDPRISIDPVTAYAGVEVSIPIDVSDMDEPAASLVLDADLDYHCA; this is translated from the coding sequence ATCCTCGCGATTTCAGCGCCGGACGATCCGATTACGGCGGGTTTTCGTGAAGGTGAGCAAGCGAGTGGATTGATTTATGGCGGCACGTCGGGCGCGAGCCCTCATGTGGCTGGCGCCGCGGCGCTGCTGCTACAAGCTCACCCGGATTGGACGGGCGCTGATGTGCACGAGGCGATTCGAAACGGAGCGCTGGTCGATGAGCACGTGGGCAACGCACCGAATGATGATTTCGGCTACGGGAAATTGCGCATTCATCGCAGCTTGTTCGGCCAAGATCCGCCCGCGGGGTCGGATCCGCGCATTTCAATCGATCCGGTGACGGCATATGCAGGCGTCGAAGTGTCGATTCCGATTGACGTGAGCGACATGGACGAGCCTGCGGCATCGCTCGTGCTGGATGCAGATTTGGATTATCATTGCGCTTGA
- a CDS encoding VCBS repeat-containing protein → MGNQRTQERKRHDVRGLAASGLVAASFLGGCGEPADAGVVVPVGWSESLGTPKVKLAANPSRDVDWNGDGFADLVTLDTSRDSNWVAFYPGGKTGIRFDEGYYRRAPGGDYATLVWVSHAGDVDADGYSDLLVGKDVLSKQTQVFLYRGGPNGPTDPEAVVLEESTPPTEERAGILGYPAGDLNGDGYADVLVLRPFASVAVHYGSASGPNGKPDLEFGNIGSNSLVGVTPVGDLQNDGYDDVLLVRRATMADKADVQLHRGSASGLSTEATQMPGELTFGGITGSVGGISLDFDADGIGDLIGYNWPNAFLSPGPNSNAETPRVWYSWLRGDTVGFFGNLRGMATWKSSSPVYGKSSKAVGADVNGDGHVDVIGSYELVDDGTGPLELNTIRGIGGFYGGPSRTEEEATALSFAVPINQKYIDAANTNFMGRAVGCPGDIDGDGFEDCVQIGESRVFLYRGSPNGLRLAEERLLVTDTRTVATRATLVSKLFQ, encoded by the coding sequence ATGGGAAACCAACGAACACAGGAAAGAAAAAGGCATGATGTACGGGGACTTGCGGCGAGCGGCCTCGTCGCGGCGAGCTTTCTCGGCGGATGCGGCGAGCCTGCCGATGCAGGGGTCGTCGTGCCCGTCGGGTGGAGCGAATCGCTCGGGACGCCGAAGGTAAAGCTCGCGGCGAATCCATCGCGCGACGTGGACTGGAATGGCGACGGCTTCGCGGACCTCGTCACGCTGGACACGTCGCGCGATTCGAATTGGGTCGCGTTCTACCCCGGCGGCAAGACGGGCATCCGCTTCGACGAGGGCTATTACCGGCGCGCACCCGGCGGCGACTACGCGACCCTTGTCTGGGTCTCCCACGCGGGAGATGTCGACGCCGATGGGTACTCCGACTTGCTCGTCGGCAAGGACGTGCTCTCGAAGCAAACGCAAGTCTTTCTTTATCGCGGCGGCCCCAATGGGCCCACGGATCCCGAGGCCGTCGTGCTCGAAGAGTCCACGCCGCCCACCGAGGAGCGCGCCGGCATACTCGGATATCCCGCCGGCGACCTCAATGGCGACGGCTACGCCGACGTGCTCGTCCTGCGCCCCTTTGCGAGCGTCGCCGTGCATTACGGCTCCGCGAGCGGCCCGAATGGCAAACCGGACCTCGAGTTTGGCAACATCGGAAGCAACAGCCTCGTCGGCGTCACCCCCGTCGGCGACCTGCAAAACGACGGCTACGATGACGTGCTCCTCGTCCGGCGAGCGACCATGGCGGACAAAGCCGACGTGCAGCTCCACCGCGGCAGCGCTTCGGGGCTGTCGACCGAGGCCACGCAGATGCCCGGCGAGCTCACCTTCGGCGGCATCACCGGCAGCGTAGGCGGCATCAGCCTCGACTTCGACGCCGACGGCATTGGGGACCTCATCGGCTACAATTGGCCCAATGCTTTCCTCAGCCCTGGACCGAACAGCAATGCGGAGACGCCGCGTGTTTGGTATTCATGGCTCCGCGGCGACACCGTCGGCTTTTTCGGCAACCTCCGCGGGATGGCCACGTGGAAATCGTCGAGCCCGGTGTACGGAAAATCGTCAAAAGCCGTAGGCGCCGACGTGAACGGCGACGGCCACGTCGACGTCATCGGCTCCTACGAGCTGGTCGACGATGGCACCGGGCCCCTGGAGCTCAACACCATTCGAGGCATTGGGGGCTTTTACGGCGGGCCTTCGCGCACCGAGGAAGAGGCGACGGCGCTGAGCTTTGCGGTCCCCATCAACCAGAAATACATCGACGCCGCGAACACGAATTTCATGGGGCGCGCGGTCGGCTGCCCGGGTGACATCGACGGCGACGGTTTCGAGGACTGCGTGCAGATCGGCGAGTCCCGCGTTTTCCTTTATCGAGGCTCACCCAATGGCCTGCGCCTCGCCGAGGAACGGCTGCTCGTCACGGACACGCGCACGGTCGCCACCCGCGCCACGCTCGTGTCGAAGCTTTTCCAATAA
- a CDS encoding tryptophan-rich sensory protein, whose amino-acid sequence MYSGKNRAIRRLIGVGIFGGLTLLTSIVGSIVNVRGMQSWYDALEKPSFQPPGVAFGIAWTILYDDRHCGRSSFSGTFEPGSHAGADVVVCPVGSQFRMDAALFRFAATVARAGRHGGIDLRHGSFHQGRSSSRFRCIMDVLPYLLWLGFAATLNAEIIRLNPEWARSAMTVLNG is encoded by the coding sequence ATGTATTCCGGGAAAAATCGCGCAATTCGTCGTTTGATCGGGGTTGGAATTTTCGGAGGGCTCACGTTATTGACGTCGATCGTCGGAAGTATCGTGAATGTGCGAGGAATGCAATCATGGTACGATGCTTTGGAGAAGCCTTCGTTTCAACCTCCGGGCGTCGCATTCGGCATTGCCTGGACCATTCTGTACGATGATCGCCATTGCGGGCGTTCGAGTTTTTCTGGCACCTTCGAGCCGGGATCGCACGCGGGCGCTGACGTTGTGGTTTGTCCAGTTGGCTCTCAATTTCGCATGGACGCCGCTCTTTTTCGGTTTGCAGCGACCGTGGCTCGCGCTGGCCGACATGGTGGCATTGATCTTCGTCACGGGAGCTTTCATCAGGGTCGCTCGTCGAGTCGATTCCGCTGCATCATGGATGTTCTGCCGTACCTCTTGTGGCTCGGGTTTGCCGCGACGCTCAATGCGGAAATCATTCGTCTGAACCCAGAATGGGCGCGAAGCGCAATGACCGTTCTCAATGGCTGA
- a CDS encoding PIN domain-containing protein: protein MVSLVDTNILVYRYDPRFPDKQQKAAAVLRKGIEERSIRVPHQAIIEFVAVVTRPMGKHAPLLSVVEARREVEEMLLTFDVIYPSEAVIRLALHGATTYQLSWFDAHLWAYAEHYGLSEILSEDFQDGCVYGTVRVRNPLT from the coding sequence GTGGTCTCGCTCGTTGACACGAATATCCTGGTTTACCGGTACGACCCACGATTTCCAGACAAGCAGCAAAAAGCCGCTGCCGTGCTTCGAAAGGGAATCGAGGAGCGCTCGATTCGAGTGCCTCATCAGGCGATCATCGAATTCGTTGCTGTCGTGACGAGGCCCATGGGCAAGCATGCGCCACTGCTATCGGTCGTCGAGGCACGCCGTGAAGTGGAAGAGATGCTGTTGACGTTTGATGTCATCTATCCGAGCGAAGCCGTTATTCGGCTTGCTCTACATGGCGCAACGACCTATCAGCTTTCGTGGTTCGACGCCCATTTATGGGCCTACGCAGAGCATTATGGGCTTTCCGAAATCCTTAGCGAGGACTTCCAGGACGGGTGCGTTTACGGGACGGTGCGAGTTCGCAATCCGCTCACGTGA
- a CDS encoding cytochrome P450, with translation MPRPGYNRMKDRMENRTDDQATSAITISLDPNLAHEGYAVARANGAVVNVKFASAEENGSEENGSEKNNVQDFLAQPHLFVSRYDEVLAALVDGRLSSDPRSAMTQAQRNKLPPVVEEFRLLSESLLSGSAGSHAAAQADSAEFLATRDGEHAAAYSEKSRTNCSTKRKARRRSGASRHPIGPWTSLRHLPIPCPSRSFPICSAFRSRIAKRSSTGRRICYESIGGALGRWMKKRVLGCASSFRTCAIFQEKRAKPTHDMITQLLQTEEEGDKLNEDEVLSTVFLLYLAGHVTTVNLIGNGVLALMLHPTELEKLKNDPQLAPKVVEETLRYWGPVDFVSARIAKESFEMGGRTIPKGEPVMVGLASANRDAARFPNPDTYDITREGAERHVAFGKGIHLCVGAPLARVEGHIAFETLFRRFPGLRLGAAPKTSGGTIRFCEALRSCPCCSERPSRPRIDARESSSFQTTGFHPHATNSCYPPPHGPPALLPCPRQRRFPPSRIPRRRRPRARNPRRAARSARLVRRAPRPLRSRLPPLPQARRVALRPRPRLVAAASQGQSPRHHRSSPRKALQPAFPRRHLVPSRFGPRPAPVQ, from the coding sequence ATGCCTCGACCGGGCTACAACCGAATGAAGGATCGGATGGAAAACCGAACGGATGATCAAGCGACGAGCGCGATAACGATATCGCTCGACCCGAACCTGGCCCACGAGGGTTATGCCGTTGCGCGAGCCAATGGGGCGGTCGTGAACGTGAAATTCGCGAGCGCCGAAGAAAATGGCAGCGAAGAAAACGGCAGCGAAAAAAACAATGTCCAGGATTTTCTTGCACAGCCGCACCTGTTCGTGAGCCGTTACGACGAAGTTCTGGCGGCTCTGGTCGATGGGCGGTTGTCCTCGGACCCGCGTAGCGCCATGACCCAGGCGCAGCGCAACAAGTTACCTCCGGTCGTGGAGGAATTCCGATTGTTATCGGAGAGCCTGCTCTCAGGATCCGCCGGATCACACGCGGCTGCGCAAGCTGATTCAGCCGAGTTTCTCGCAACGCGTGATGGCGAGCATGCGGCCGCGTATTCAGAAAAATCGCGGACGAATTGCTCGACAAAGCGGAAAGCGAGGCGCAGGAGCGGAGCGAGTCGGCACCCGATCGGTCCATGGACATCATTACGGCATTTGCCTATCCCTTGCCCGTCACGGTCATTTCCGATATGCTCGGCATTCCGATCGAGGATCGCAAAGAGGTCCAGCACTGGACGGAGAATTTGCTACGAGTCGATCGGCGGCGCACTGGGCAGATGGATGAAGAAACGCGTTCTCGGATGCGCGAGTTCATTTCGTACTTGCGCGATCTTTCAAGAAAAGCGCGCCAAGCCGACCCATGACATGATAACGCAACTGCTCCAGACCGAGGAGGAGGGCGACAAGCTGAACGAAGACGAAGTGCTCTCGACGGTATTTCTGCTGTACCTCGCGGGGCACGTGACGACGGTGAATTTGATCGGCAATGGCGTCCTGGCGCTGATGCTGCATCCGACCGAGCTGGAGAAGCTGAAGAACGATCCGCAACTGGCCCCGAAGGTCGTCGAAGAAACGCTGCGATATTGGGGGCCGGTCGATTTCGTTTCGGCACGGATCGCAAAAGAATCGTTCGAAATGGGCGGACGAACGATTCCGAAGGGTGAACCGGTGATGGTCGGTTTGGCGTCCGCGAATCGTGATGCGGCGCGTTTTCCCAATCCGGACACCTACGACATCACGCGTGAGGGGGCCGAGCGTCACGTGGCGTTCGGCAAAGGAATCCACCTTTGCGTGGGTGCGCCGCTGGCTCGGGTCGAGGGGCATATCGCATTCGAAACGTTGTTCAGGCGATTCCCTGGATTGCGACTCGGCGCCGCCCCGAAGACATCCGGTGGAACAATTCGTTTCTGCGAGGCATTGCGAAGCTGCCCGTGCTGTTCTGAGCGTCCTTCGCGGCCGAGGATCGACGCGCGCGAAAGCTCTTCTTTCCAGACAACGGGCTTTCATCCACACGCCACGAATTCGTGTTATCCTCCCCCTCATGGACCTCCGGCCCTTTTGCCTTGCCCACGACAGCGCCGCTTTCCTCCCAGCCGAATACCTCGGCGCAGACGGCCTCGAGCCCGAAATCCGCGCCGTGCTGCGCGAAGTGCCCGGCTTGTCCGGCGAGCACCTCGACCTCTTCGATCGCGGCTTCCGCCTTTACCGCAAGCGCGCCGCGTCGCTCTTCGACCGCGCCCCAGGCTCGTGGCTGCCGCCTCGCAAGGCCAATCTCCTCGTCATCACCGATCCTCGCCGCGTAAGGCCCTACAGCCAGCCTTTCCTCGGCGTCACCTGGTGCCTTCACGCTTCGGACCTCGACCCGCGCCTGTCCAATGA
- a CDS encoding IS1634 family transposase has protein sequence MYLRRSLVKKNGTTHTYWRLVRSVRRNGRVVQQTVAQLGNLDAQERAAAKELGARMTGGANQMELWEDNPLPQTLKIRADLVRLERSRDFGDVWLGWTLWKALQLDMLCASCMPEGKESVAWSTMAAVLVIARLCEPSSELHIAEDWYRKTALEDILDLPVERVNDDRLYRALDELLPHKEAIEKHLRKRLGELFSIEYDLLLYDVTSTYFEGLAEKNELAKRGHSRDHRSDCKQVCIALVVTREGLPLGYEVFPGNRSDMTTVKEIVESMERRFGIAQRVWVMDRGMGSEANVKWLESTGRRYLIGTPKAAMKSWREAILDSAGWTAIRDGLEVKLCSKGSETFVLCRSADRAKKESAMHDRFAKRIEDGLERIERRLERAKKPVDRSTLERQIGRLLGGNERAAGRYRIQIVYDPTRAGGLKLQKALQFDWNEWARESEGCYVLRTNVNNWSAQEIWHTYIQLTQAEAAFRIHKNDLSIRPIWHQKAERVQAHILVCFLAYALWKTLEQWQKRAGLGNSPRTILEELHRIQCADVIIPIAGEAGRELRIRCIVRPEPEQAALLDRLGLRLPERIRTPRVA, from the coding sequence ATGTATCTACGTCGCTCGCTGGTCAAGAAAAACGGAACCACCCACACCTATTGGCGATTGGTTCGGTCCGTTCGTCGCAATGGCAGAGTCGTTCAACAGACGGTCGCGCAGCTCGGGAATCTCGATGCGCAGGAGCGAGCGGCCGCGAAGGAGTTGGGCGCTCGAATGACGGGCGGCGCGAATCAAATGGAGTTATGGGAAGATAATCCCCTTCCGCAAACCTTGAAGATTCGAGCGGATCTTGTTCGCCTCGAACGCAGTCGTGATTTCGGCGATGTGTGGCTCGGATGGACGCTCTGGAAGGCATTGCAACTGGATATGTTGTGCGCGTCGTGCATGCCCGAAGGGAAAGAGTCCGTCGCATGGTCCACGATGGCGGCGGTTTTGGTCATTGCACGACTGTGCGAGCCATCCAGCGAATTGCACATCGCCGAGGATTGGTATCGCAAAACGGCGCTCGAAGACATTCTCGATTTACCAGTGGAGCGGGTCAACGATGACCGGCTGTATCGCGCGCTCGACGAGCTTTTGCCGCACAAAGAAGCCATCGAGAAACATTTGCGCAAGCGACTCGGCGAATTGTTCTCGATTGAATATGATCTGCTGTTGTACGATGTGACGAGCACATATTTCGAGGGGCTTGCGGAGAAAAACGAGCTCGCCAAGCGCGGACACAGTCGCGATCACCGCTCGGATTGCAAGCAGGTTTGCATCGCGCTCGTCGTCACGCGTGAAGGACTTCCGCTTGGCTACGAGGTTTTCCCGGGAAACCGTAGCGACATGACGACGGTCAAAGAAATCGTCGAGAGCATGGAACGAAGATTTGGCATCGCGCAACGCGTATGGGTCATGGATCGCGGGATGGGCAGCGAAGCGAATGTGAAATGGCTTGAATCAACGGGCAGACGGTATTTGATTGGCACGCCCAAAGCAGCGATGAAATCTTGGCGTGAGGCGATTTTGGATTCGGCGGGCTGGACGGCAATTCGTGACGGATTGGAAGTTAAGCTGTGCTCGAAGGGATCCGAGACATTTGTATTGTGCCGGTCCGCAGATCGAGCGAAGAAGGAATCGGCGATGCACGACCGATTTGCGAAACGGATCGAAGATGGTCTCGAACGAATCGAGCGGCGGCTCGAGCGAGCCAAAAAGCCCGTGGATCGAAGCACGCTCGAACGCCAAATTGGGCGGCTTCTCGGCGGCAATGAACGCGCGGCCGGCCGCTATCGAATACAAATCGTTTACGATCCAACCAGGGCCGGAGGATTGAAACTTCAGAAAGCGCTGCAATTTGACTGGAATGAATGGGCCCGCGAAAGCGAGGGATGTTATGTGCTGCGCACCAACGTAAACAATTGGTCGGCGCAAGAAATATGGCACACGTACATTCAATTGACGCAAGCGGAAGCCGCATTTCGCATTCATAAAAACGACCTCTCGATTCGACCGATATGGCATCAGAAAGCCGAGCGAGTACAGGCGCACATTCTCGTGTGCTTTCTGGCGTATGCATTATGGAAAACGCTGGAACAGTGGCAGAAACGTGCAGGATTGGGCAACAGTCCGCGCACGATTCTCGAGGAGCTTCATCGCATTCAATGCGCGGACGTCATCATCCCCATCGCAGGAGAAGCCGGGCGCGAACTGCGGATTCGTTGCATCGTCCGTCCCGAGCCTGAACAGGCAGCCCTGCTCGACCGCCTCGGGCTACGCCTACCCGAGCGCATCCGGACCCCACGCGTCGCGTAG